The window CTGGGCGTGCCCTGGGCCAGCAGCAGGGCCGCAATACCCGCCACCTGGGGAGAGGCCATGCTGGTGCCCTGCCGAAGTGCGTATGCAGGCTTACCACCCGCGTCAAGGTCAGTGGACAGAATGCCGTCGCGTTCCTTGTTGCTGTCCTGATCGGCGTTCAGGTCGCCGCCATACGCCGCGATGCGGGTCCCAGGGCCCCGGTTAGCATACCCAGGCTGGTAGGTAGTGACCGGACCGCTCACGCTGGTCACGGAGATCACTCCGGGAATGTTCGCTGGGGCATAGGGCAGCCCGCCGTCGTTGCCACTGGCCGCCACCACGATCACGCCAGCATCCATGACGCGTTCAACGGCCTGGGCCAGCAACTCGCTGTACCCCGGGGTGCCCAGCGAGAGATTGATAATTTGGGCCGGCGTGGGGTTAGGCTCTTCTGAATCCAGCCCAGCGGCCCAGAGCAGGCCACGCACAAGGTCACTGACCGTGCCGCCCTGGGACCCGATCACCCGGACGGGCAGCAGTTTCGCTTCCGGGGCAGCGCCCTGAACCTGTCCGTTGGCCGCAATCAGACCAGCGACGTGTGTGCCGTGTCCGCTGACGTCCTGCGGCTCACGGTCATTTTCGACAAAGTCCCGACCCGGTAACAGGTTGGCTTTCAAGTCCGGGTGGTTCAGGGCCACGCCGGTATCCACCACGGCGACCGTGATGCCTTTGCCCTTCGTGCGGGTCCAGGCGTCGGTGACCCCCAGCCGCGGCCAGTGCCACTGGACGCCGGTTGCTGCCTGGGCGCTGATCCGCTGCGTGTCCTGCACCAGGATGGGCTGGTCGTACTCGGCGGGAATCCCTTGCTGTGCCAGTGCGTTCAAAGCGTTCGTGGCGGCTTCGACATCGGTGTATGTTGCCACCTGATGGCCGAGAAGGGACCGGGTGGTGGTGAGCCCAGCGGCTGGAACGCTCGCACCTTTCGGCACGATCAGCACGGCGGTGGGGCGCACAGGTACAGGAGATGTGGGCTGGCTTTGCCCGTTCAGCGCCGCTCCGACCGGCCGTTTGATGGTGCCGCTGACGGTCACGGCCTCTTTGCGGATGGTCACGGGCTCACTGGCCCGCTCACCCACCAAGAGACGCACCGTCAGCACGCCGTACAGATCGGTGGCCATGCTCGATCCGGTGGCGGGTGCACTGACCGTCACGGTCAGCACACCGCCCTTCAGCTCAGGGGACAGCCGTTGCCCGTTGACTTCTACCACCGCATCCTTGGGTTGATCGCCCCAGCCCCGGCCACGCAGGGTCAGGGTGCTGCCCTCCAGCGTCGCGGTGGAGAGTTCCGGCACCACGTCCAGCATGACAGTCTGGTCTTTCACGGTGGGTAGGCTGAGTTCGTACAGGTCGGCTCGTACGGTGGCCGGCAGCGTGAATTGAAGCCCATCGGCCACTGGGACCGCACCTAGAGTGATGGCCTCGCCCTTCTCCGGCTTTAGCCGTACCTGTCTGGCGTCTTTTGGTAGCCGGCCGTAGAGGGTGACCTCCTGGCCAGGCGTGGCTGGAGAGGGCAGGGCCGCTGTTAGAATGATTTCCTCGGCAGGGGGGGAGTCATCCCCACACCCCACGAGCAGGCCAGCCATGAGCAAGGCGGTACTTAAGGCCCAATTCTTCATGGCACCACCAGGCGGCGTTGCTCGCTGTAACTCAGGCTCACGGCCTTGCCACCTTCCATACGTACGCCGGCCACCCACCAGTAGTAGGTCCCAGGTGCGAGCTTGTCGCTGCTGGCTGGATAGACGGCGCTAAGTTCGCTGGTCATATTTTTTGGGAAGTTAGTCCACTTGGTGACGGCACTGTCCTGGGTGCAGGGTCGGTCGCACAGGAAGAACAGATAGCCGCTGACGCCCTGGAGCCGGGACCACGTCAGAATGGGCCGTCCATCTGCGATCGTCTGATTCTGGGCGGGGCTGGCCACCTGCTGCGCATCCAGGAAGACCCCCGTGCCCGCATTGGAGGTGGCCGACTCCGTATTCGTGGCGCCCAAGCTACGCACTGCACCGTACACCCGCTCGCCGATATCGCTGCCCTCAAGCTGCTCAGAATACCGTTCAGAAGCGATGCTGCCAGCTGACGCCGCCTGGTTCTTGCGGACCTCGTAGGGCCCAGCGATGCTCTTCTTCGAGAGCATGATTCGGTAGCCAGCGGCGCCATCTACGGGCTTCCAGGACCATTCTGCCCACAGGGCCCGGCCGGGGGTGGCCTGGGCCCGCAGGGTGGGGGCAGCGACAGGCGCAGGGGCAGCGGTGTGGGCGGCGTGGATCTGCCGGGGATCAATCAACGCGCCTGGTCCCTTCTGTCCCAGACTCTGCCCGGTCACATTGGCAGGAAGGTTGTAGGCCACCAGGTATTCCAGGGTGGGCGCGGTGGCATTCTGGAGGGTGACACGTACAGGGGTGCTTTCACCTTCGGCGCCCCCTACGAAGGCTTTGGCATAGATCTCCAGTTCACTGCCCACCGGGTAGGGGGCGGTGTTCCAGCGGACAATGTATGGGCGGGTGTTGGCACTGCCGATGAGGACACCGTTTTCCTTGCTGTCCCGCTTGCGGGCGTAGACGCGGACTTCCCCTTTGACATCGTCGTCTAACGTGGCCTGAATGGCGCTGGTGCCGCTGAGCACGGCGTCGTTGGCGGGCGTGATCAGGGTGACCGAGGGCGGGGGGCCACCGTCGCCACAGGATGAAAGCAAGA of the Deinococcus aquaedulcis genome contains:
- a CDS encoding S8 family serine peptidase; the protein is MKDQTVMLDVVPELSTATLEGSTLTLRGRGWGDQPKDAVVEVNGQRLSPELKGGVLTVTVSAPATGSSMATDLYGVLTVRLLVGERASEPVTIRKEAVTVSGTIKRPVGAALNGQSQPTSPVPVRPTAVLIVPKGASVPAAGLTTTRSLLGHQVATYTDVEAATNALNALAQQGIPAEYDQPILVQDTQRISAQAATGVQWHWPRLGVTDAWTRTKGKGITVAVVDTGVALNHPDLKANLLPGRDFVENDREPQDVSGHGTHVAGLIAANGQVQGAAPEAKLLPVRVIGSQGGTVSDLVRGLLWAAGLDSEEPNPTPAQIINLSLGTPGYSELLAQAVERVMDAGVIVVAASGNDGGLPYAPANIPGVISVTSVSGPVTTYQPGYANRGPGTRIAAYGGDLNADQDSNKERDGILSTDLDAGGKPAYALRQGTSMASPQVAGIAALLLAQGTPSRTVKAVLESHATDLGVPGMDLTTGWGLVNASATQNDPQTYVVALNAAGQIITYSRSTGAQFALGSLPPAAPVQILAGTDTDGDGRIGEAGELLSAPVTLNTARGQTGRADLQLEPADGKGALLLPR
- a CDS encoding Ig-like domain-containing protein, with amino-acid sequence MAVRWLLPLLTGLLLSSCGDGGPPPSVTLITPANDAVLSGTSAIQATLDDDVKGEVRVYARKRDSKENGVLIGSANTRPYIVRWNTAPYPVGSELEIYAKAFVGGAEGESTPVRVTLQNATAPTLEYLVAYNLPANVTGQSLGQKGPGALIDPRQIHAAHTAAPAPVAAPTLRAQATPGRALWAEWSWKPVDGAAGYRIMLSKKSIAGPYEVRKNQAASAGSIASERYSEQLEGSDIGERVYGAVRSLGATNTESATSNAGTGVFLDAQQVASPAQNQTIADGRPILTWSRLQGVSGYLFFLCDRPCTQDSAVTKWTNFPKNMTSELSAVYPASSDKLAPGTYYWWVAGVRMEGGKAVSLSYSEQRRLVVP